From a single Bacteroidota bacterium genomic region:
- a CDS encoding ORF6N domain-containing protein, producing the protein MFPKHFMFEMSDDEFKNWRSQFVTSNFADKMGLRHKPFCFTEHGVLQSASVLKSNRAKQMSIRIIEVFIKMRELLMTHKDILLKMEAMEKQVENNSVDIQNIFQALKQLLTPPTTPARKIGYR; encoded by the coding sequence ATTTTTCCCAAACATTTTATGTTTGAAATGTCTGATGATGAATTCAAAAATTGGAGGTCACAATTTGTGACCTCCAATTTCGCGGATAAAATGGGATTGCGCCATAAGCCTTTCTGTTTTACAGAACATGGTGTTTTACAAAGTGCATCTGTGCTTAAAAGTAACAGGGCAAAACAAATGAGTATTCGTATCATAGAAGTTTTCATTAAGATGCGTGAGCTGCTGATGACCCATAAAGATATTTTGTTAAAGATGGAAGCAATGGAAAAGCAAGTAGAGAATAACAGTGTAGATATCCAAAATATTTTTCAGGCATTAAAACAACTGCTCACTCCGCCGACTACACCCGCTCGCAAAATCGGGTATAGGTGA
- a CDS encoding ORF6N domain-containing protein → MSNLILIPDESIISQIYLIREQKVMIDRDLALLYGVETKRLKEAVRRNAARFPVDFMFEMDNREFEIWRREHVSDDDDRKIVATGRDLSPSSKT, encoded by the coding sequence ATGAGTAATTTAATACTAATTCCAGATGAAAGCATCATCAGTCAAATTTATTTGATCCGTGAGCAGAAAGTAATGATCGATAGAGATCTTGCCCTTTTGTATGGAGTAGAAACAAAACGACTGAAAGAGGCGGTCCGCAGAAATGCAGCAAGATTTCCGGTGGATTTTATGTTTGAAATGGACAATAGAGAATTTGAGATATGGCGGCGTGAACATGTAAGTGATGATGATGACCGGAAAATAGTAGCGACAGGTCGCGACCTGTCACCAAGCAGTAAAACGTAA